One Deltaproteobacteria bacterium genomic window, GGAGGTCGCGCTTACCCCGCGAGATGGGGTCGGCGGCGCCGTCGCGCTCGGCCCAGTAGCGCTGGGGGTCCGGTACGGTGACGAAGGGCACGTCGGGCAGGGACTTCCGGAGGTTGTCGAAGATCACCGACCCCTCGGAGCCGTTCTCCACGATGACCCTTTCAGGCCGGTACGCTTGCAACTTCCTTCCCCTCCATGAGCACGAATACTTCTCTTGCGGAATCGTCGCCGGCCAGGGATTCCAGCTCCCGGGCCAGACGGGCCAGCGCGTCGACGCTGCCAGCCTGCAACTCTACCTTGAGGCCGCCTTCGAGTCCCGGCGCCACAGTGATGCGGATGCGCGGATCGAGCTTGAGGCCACGGAGGCGGGCGCGGACCTCATCCTCGATGCGGGTGAGACGCGGGTAACGCAGCCGGCGGAGCGCCTCCTTGGCGTGTTTGAGTCGATCGTTGCGGCTCATTCGGCTGTCGGACAGGGTCGGGGCGAGCTCCTTGCCGTCGATGATGGCGGCGATGGAGCAACCGTCGCGCAGGGAGATCTCCACGCACCAGTCCAGGAAGTCGTTGAAATGGTTGCCGCCGAGACGCAAGCCGCGCGCGAGCCGCAGCATCGCCGTCTGATCCGGCCCGCCCAACGCCAGCCATCGCTGCACATCCTGGGCGCGAATGCCCCGCTCCCGGCCGTAGCTCGTGATCTCTTCCGACAGTGTCACTTGTTCTGTAAGGCTGACACGCGGCGCAGCCGCTCCTCATAGTCTCGCGCCATGGCTTCGTTGCCGCGTTTCCGGAACCCCTTCGCCAGAATCGTAACCTTTTTCGCCAGGGCCTCCAAGGCCCATCCGGTCTTCTCCGCGTCCAAACCCGACTCGATGAGGTTGGCAATGGACGTGACCCGGAAGCGGTCGAACCCCCAGGTGGAACGGGAGAGCTGATCCGCGTGTCCACCCCGTTTGGTGACCAGCGCCTCGGGGATCAGCGGGATCTCGGTGTCCCTGGCGATGCGCAGCCACAGGTCGTAGTCCTCGCACACGGGCAGCGACTCGTCGAAGCCACCGACCCGCTCGAACAGGTCCCGCCGCATCATCACCGCCGAGGGGCTGACGAGGCAGAGATCGAGGCTGGCGCGGAAGATGTCGCCGGAGGGCTTGCGGTGCTTGTTCCTCGGGTTCACGCGCACGCCGTTCCGGATCCAGATCTCGTCGGTCTGACAGATCTCGACTTCGGGATGGCGTTCCATGAAGCTGAGTTGGCGCTCGAGCTTGTGGGGGTGCCAGAGGTCGTCGGAGTCGAGGAAGGCCAGATACCCGCCGGATGCGCGGGAGGCCCCATGGTTCCGGGCAGCCGCCACGCCGCGACGGCTCTGGGTCAGAACGGTCAGCCTGACCCCGTAGTCCCGCAACCGGCACGCGGTGTCGTCCGTGGAGCCATCGTCGACCACGATCAACTCGAAGTTGTCCGCGGTCTGCACCAGCACCGACTCCACGGCCTCGCCGAGCATGGGCCAACGGTCGTGGGTGGGAATGATGACGCTGACGAGCGAACCGGGATCCTTCGCCATGAACACGTTGGGGAAAACCATGATCGATCGAATGGCGTCCTTCGAAATGGCGTCCTTCGACTTCGCTTCGCTACGCTCAGGACGAACGGTTGGATGCAATTCCCCCTCGTCTGCGTTTATCGAACTGCTCACGACGAACGATCGTAGACCAACTCCCGTTCGTCCTGAGCGTAGCGAAGCGAAGTCGAAGGACGCCAACTCGCGGGTGCCAACAAGTCACGCTACGAGTCACGTCACCCCATGTACCGGGTCAGGAACAGCGACAGCTCCGGGACGTAGGTGATGATCAAAAGCGCGACCACGTTGATGACGATGAACGGCACGAGACCCGGATAGAGGCTCTTCAGCGGCGCCTTGAACAGTGCCTGGGTGACGAAGATGTTGAGGCCGAAGGGCGGCGTGAACATGCCGACGGCCAGATTCACGGTCATGATGATGCCGAAGTGGACCAGGTCCACGCCGATGGCGACGGCGATGGGCGCGAGCAGCGGCGTCAGCACCAGGATCGCGGAGGCGGGATCGAGCAGGCAGCCCACGAACAGCAGGAATACGTTGATGGCCAGAAGCGCCATCCACGGCGGCAGCTCCATGTCCCGGATCATCGCCACCATGCTCTGCGGCGCCCCGCTGATGGTCAGTAGCTGCGAGAAGACCCCGGCCGCGGCCACGATGATCAGCACCTGGGCCGTCAGGTACATGGAGTTGACGGAGACTTCCCAGATCCCCTTCCAGCCGATGTCGCCGTAGATGAACCGCGTCACCACGATGGCGTAGACGCAGGCGATGCCGGCCGCCTCGGTGGGCGAGAAGACGCCGGCGTAGATGCCGCCGAGGATGATGACGGGCATGCCCAGGGCCCACACGCCTTCCCTGCTGGCCACCAGGAACTCCCG contains:
- a CDS encoding glycosyltransferase family A protein, whose translation is MVFPNVFMAKDPGSLVSVIIPTHDRWPMLGEAVESVLVQTADNFELIVVDDGSTDDTACRLRDYGVRLTVLTQSRRGVAAARNHGASRASGGYLAFLDSDDLWHPHKLERQLSFMERHPEVEICQTDEIWIRNGVRVNPRNKHRKPSGDIFRASLDLCLVSPSAVMMRRDLFERVGGFDESLPVCEDYDLWLRIARDTEIPLIPEALVTKRGGHADQLSRSTWGFDRFRVTSIANLIESGLDAEKTGWALEALAKKVTILAKGFRKRGNEAMARDYEERLRRVSALQNK
- a CDS encoding TRAP transporter large permease; its protein translation is MEWVMAVVPVILLLLGFPIFVILLATSAIVLLLFAPVPPTTVHIKMFDSIDKFALMAVPFFIFAGDLMGRGGISRRIVTWVLSAIGGVRGSLALTAVGTCTVFGAISGSSPATVAAVGRLLYRPLRNAGYDEKFSTGLLTSSGAIAIVIPPSIGMILYGVSAQESVVLLFVAGIVPGLLMALLMAAYIYAFAVRHGIREASGFSFREFLVASREGVWALGMPVIILGGIYAGVFSPTEAAGIACVYAIVVTRFIYGDIGWKGIWEVSVNSMYLTAQVLIIVAAAGVFSQLLTISGAPQSMVAMIRDMELPPWMALLAINVFLLFVGCLLDPASAILVLTPLLAPIAVAIGVDLVHFGIIMTVNLAVGMFTPPFGLNIFVTQALFKAPLKSLYPGLVPFIVINVVALLIITYVPELSLFLTRYMG